The proteins below come from a single Tachypleus tridentatus isolate NWPU-2018 chromosome 13, ASM421037v1, whole genome shotgun sequence genomic window:
- the LOC143239251 gene encoding organic cation transporter protein-like isoform X2: MENLQKDESQEINDLVDITGQFGSWQKRVFLIAFFLVMPNSFHILVMTFFAPDIDHWCSRPPAYSNLTVNQWKSLAIPPVKNESNSTTYSHCLMYENITAFSLGGEHSNVTCTSWEYDNSFYTSTVVDEWDLVCGSDWLLSMSTTIVMTGFLFSVFICGQLSDRFGRRPITLTCIALSLLSGLACAFSTTFTMFAILRFIIAFGMSGATTTVFVLLMESVGANYRDVLGICFEFGWALGYVILPGLAWFIRDWSNLQLAITVPGVLFFSLWWFLPESPRWLLAQSKAKQLQKELEKVLKLNNRQVSNLEDVVKRLINKENKDKEQQTKKRATFLNLLLTPNMRSKTLNIYFNWFVNSFVYYGLSLNTSNLGGNPFINFFIAGAVEFPSYGASVFAIKYLGRRIPLTVTMVIGGLACFLTILIQDDLLWLRITLAMTGKFCISSSFAIIYVFSAEIYPTVVRNVGVGSSSTCARIGSMVAPFVKELEKATSQGVPLGIFGGLSIAAGLLVLLLPETKNKPLPDTLEEGEEFGKKNYTSNVLREYWDKLTGKNFELERENSSRNTELEEFITTKM, translated from the exons atggAAAACCTTCAAAAAGACGAATCGCAAGAAATAAATGACTTGGTGGACATTACTGGACAGTTTGGCTCGTGGCAGAAACGGGTGTTTCTAATTGCTTTTTTCCTTGTGATGCCAAATTCTTTCCATATTCTGGTCATGACATTTTTTGCTCCAGACATCGACCATTGGTGCAGCAGACCACCGGCCTATTCAAATTTGACAGTAAACCAGTGGAAATCTCTAGCTATTCCACCTGTGAAGAATGAGAGTAACAGCACCACCTACAGTCATTGTCTCATGTATGAAAATATTACTGCTTTCTCTTTAGGAGGAGAACATTCGAATGTTACGTGTACGTCATGGGAGTATGACAACTCTTTCTACACTTCAACTGTAGTTGATGAG TGGGACCTGGTGTGTGGCAGTGACTGGTTGCTATCAATGAGTACCACCATAGTTATGACAGGGTTTCTCTTTTCTGTGTTTATATGTGGTCAACTGTCCGACAG gTTTGGTCGTCGACCTATCACATTGACGTGTATTGCTCTTTCTTTGCTGTCCGGTCTAGCATGTGCTTTCTCAACGACATTTACTATGTTTGCCATCCTTAGATTTATCATAGCTTTTGGAATGTCAGGAGCAACGACCACTGTATTTGTATTAC TTATGGAATCAGTTGGTGCAAACTATCGTGATGTCTTGGGGATATGCTTCGAGTTTGGCTGGGCTCTCGGCTACGTCATCTTGCCAGGATTAGCATGGTTTATAAGAGACTGGTCTAATTTACAATTGGCTATCACTGTTCCCGGCGTGTTGTTTTTTAGTCTTTGGTG GTTTCTTCCAGAATCCCCACGCTGGTTGTTAGCTCAAAGTAAGGcaaaacaattacagaaagaactagaaaaggtactgaaactaaataacagacaAGTCTCTAACCTGGAAGATGTCGTCAAGAGATTAATCAACAAGGAAAACAAG GATAAAGAACAACAGACGAAAAAGCGAGCAACCTTCTTGAATCTCTTACTAACTCCTAACATGCGAAGCAAGACGTTGAACATCTACTTTAACTG GTTTGTGAACTCCTTTGTCTACTATGGTTTATCCCTGAACACAAGTAATCTTGGTGGTAATccatttattaactttttcattGCTGGAGCAGTGGAGTTTCCTTCTTATGGAGCTTCGGTATTTGCCATTAAGTACCTTGGACGTCGTATTCCATTGACGGTTACCATGGTCATTGGTGGTTTAGCATGTTTTCTCACCATCCTTATACAAGACG ATCTTCTTTGGTTGCGAATAACCTTGGCTATGACTGGAAAATTCtgtatttcttcttcttttgccATCATCTACGTATTTTCTGCAGAAATTTATCCAACTGTTGTACGTAATGTTGGTGTTGGCTCCAGTTCTACTTGTGCTAGAATTGGGTCCATGGTGGCACCATTTGTCAAGGAACTG GAAAAAGCCACCAGTCAAGGTGTTCCTCTAGGAATTTTTGGAGGATTATCCATTGCAGCAGGACTCTTAGTTTTACTTTTACCagaaaccaaaaataaaccaTTACCTGATACTCTAGAAGAAGGCGAGGAGTTTGGGAA
- the LOC143239251 gene encoding organic cation transporter protein-like isoform X1 has protein sequence MENLQKDESQEINDLVDITGQFGSWQKRVFLIAFFLVMPNSFHILVMTFFAPDIDHWCSRPPAYSNLTVNQWKSLAIPPVKNESNSTTYSHCLMYENITAFSLGGEHSNVTCTSWEYDNSFYTSTVVDEWDLVCGSDWLLSMSTTIVMTGFLFSVFICGQLSDRFGRRPITLTCIALSLLSGLACAFSTTFTMFAILRFIIAFGMSGATTTVFVLLMESVGANYRDVLGICFEFGWALGYVILPGLAWFIRDWSNLQLAITVPGVLFFSLWWFLPESPRWLLAQSKAKQLQKELEKVLKLNNRQVSNLEDVVKRLINKENKDKEQQTKKRATFLNLLLTPNMRSKTLNIYFNWFVNSFVYYGLSLNTSNLGGNPFINFFIAGAVEFPSYGASVFAIKYLGRRIPLTVTMVIGGLACFLTILIQDDLLWLRITLAMTGKFCISSSFAIIYVFSAEIYPTVVRNVGVGSSSTCARIGSMVAPFVKELEKATSQGVPLGIFGGLSIAAGLLVLLLPETKNKPLPDTLEEGEEFGKKNYTSNVLREYWDKLTGKNFELERNESSKHPEQEEYTAANL, from the exons atggAAAACCTTCAAAAAGACGAATCGCAAGAAATAAATGACTTGGTGGACATTACTGGACAGTTTGGCTCGTGGCAGAAACGGGTGTTTCTAATTGCTTTTTTCCTTGTGATGCCAAATTCTTTCCATATTCTGGTCATGACATTTTTTGCTCCAGACATCGACCATTGGTGCAGCAGACCACCGGCCTATTCAAATTTGACAGTAAACCAGTGGAAATCTCTAGCTATTCCACCTGTGAAGAATGAGAGTAACAGCACCACCTACAGTCATTGTCTCATGTATGAAAATATTACTGCTTTCTCTTTAGGAGGAGAACATTCGAATGTTACGTGTACGTCATGGGAGTATGACAACTCTTTCTACACTTCAACTGTAGTTGATGAG TGGGACCTGGTGTGTGGCAGTGACTGGTTGCTATCAATGAGTACCACCATAGTTATGACAGGGTTTCTCTTTTCTGTGTTTATATGTGGTCAACTGTCCGACAG gTTTGGTCGTCGACCTATCACATTGACGTGTATTGCTCTTTCTTTGCTGTCCGGTCTAGCATGTGCTTTCTCAACGACATTTACTATGTTTGCCATCCTTAGATTTATCATAGCTTTTGGAATGTCAGGAGCAACGACCACTGTATTTGTATTAC TTATGGAATCAGTTGGTGCAAACTATCGTGATGTCTTGGGGATATGCTTCGAGTTTGGCTGGGCTCTCGGCTACGTCATCTTGCCAGGATTAGCATGGTTTATAAGAGACTGGTCTAATTTACAATTGGCTATCACTGTTCCCGGCGTGTTGTTTTTTAGTCTTTGGTG GTTTCTTCCAGAATCCCCACGCTGGTTGTTAGCTCAAAGTAAGGcaaaacaattacagaaagaactagaaaaggtactgaaactaaataacagacaAGTCTCTAACCTGGAAGATGTCGTCAAGAGATTAATCAACAAGGAAAACAAG GATAAAGAACAACAGACGAAAAAGCGAGCAACCTTCTTGAATCTCTTACTAACTCCTAACATGCGAAGCAAGACGTTGAACATCTACTTTAACTG GTTTGTGAACTCCTTTGTCTACTATGGTTTATCCCTGAACACAAGTAATCTTGGTGGTAATccatttattaactttttcattGCTGGAGCAGTGGAGTTTCCTTCTTATGGAGCTTCGGTATTTGCCATTAAGTACCTTGGACGTCGTATTCCATTGACGGTTACCATGGTCATTGGTGGTTTAGCATGTTTTCTCACCATCCTTATACAAGACG ATCTTCTTTGGTTGCGAATAACCTTGGCTATGACTGGAAAATTCtgtatttcttcttcttttgccATCATCTACGTATTTTCTGCAGAAATTTATCCAACTGTTGTACGTAATGTTGGTGTTGGCTCCAGTTCTACTTGTGCTAGAATTGGGTCCATGGTGGCACCATTTGTCAAGGAACTG GAAAAAGCCACCAGTCAAGGTGTTCCTCTAGGAATTTTTGGAGGATTATCCATTGCAGCAGGACTCTTAGTTTTACTTTTACCagaaaccaaaaataaaccaTTACCTGATACTCTAGAAGAAGGCGAGGAGTTTGGGAA
- the LOC143239251 gene encoding organic cation transporter protein-like isoform X3 translates to MENLQKDESQEINDLVDITGQFGSWQKRVFLIAFFLVMPNSFHILVMTFFAPDIDHWCSRPPAYSNLTVNQWKSLAIPPVKNESNSTTYSHCLMYENITAFSLGGEHSNVTCTSWEYDNSFYTSTVVDEWDLVCGSDWLLSMSTTIVMTGFLFSVFICGQLSDRFGRRPITLTCIALSLLSGLACAFSTTFTMFAILRFIIAFGMSGATTTVFVLLMESVGANYRDVLGICFEFGWALGYVILPGLAWFIRDWSNLQLAITVPGVLFFSLWWFLPESPRWLLAQSKAKQLQKELEKVLKLNNRQVSNLEDVVKRLINKENKDKEQQTKKRATFLNLLLTPNMRSKTLNIYFNWFVNSFVYYGLSLNTSNLGGNPFINFFIAGAVEFPSYGASVFAIKYLGRRIPLTVTMVIGGLACFLTILIQDDLLWLRITLAMTGKFCISSSFAIIYVFSAEIYPTVVRNVGVGSSSTCARIGSMVAPFVKELEKATSQGVPLGIFGGLSIAAGLLVLLLPETKNKPLPDTLEEGEEFGKKNYTSNVLREYWDKLTGKNFELERF, encoded by the exons atggAAAACCTTCAAAAAGACGAATCGCAAGAAATAAATGACTTGGTGGACATTACTGGACAGTTTGGCTCGTGGCAGAAACGGGTGTTTCTAATTGCTTTTTTCCTTGTGATGCCAAATTCTTTCCATATTCTGGTCATGACATTTTTTGCTCCAGACATCGACCATTGGTGCAGCAGACCACCGGCCTATTCAAATTTGACAGTAAACCAGTGGAAATCTCTAGCTATTCCACCTGTGAAGAATGAGAGTAACAGCACCACCTACAGTCATTGTCTCATGTATGAAAATATTACTGCTTTCTCTTTAGGAGGAGAACATTCGAATGTTACGTGTACGTCATGGGAGTATGACAACTCTTTCTACACTTCAACTGTAGTTGATGAG TGGGACCTGGTGTGTGGCAGTGACTGGTTGCTATCAATGAGTACCACCATAGTTATGACAGGGTTTCTCTTTTCTGTGTTTATATGTGGTCAACTGTCCGACAG gTTTGGTCGTCGACCTATCACATTGACGTGTATTGCTCTTTCTTTGCTGTCCGGTCTAGCATGTGCTTTCTCAACGACATTTACTATGTTTGCCATCCTTAGATTTATCATAGCTTTTGGAATGTCAGGAGCAACGACCACTGTATTTGTATTAC TTATGGAATCAGTTGGTGCAAACTATCGTGATGTCTTGGGGATATGCTTCGAGTTTGGCTGGGCTCTCGGCTACGTCATCTTGCCAGGATTAGCATGGTTTATAAGAGACTGGTCTAATTTACAATTGGCTATCACTGTTCCCGGCGTGTTGTTTTTTAGTCTTTGGTG GTTTCTTCCAGAATCCCCACGCTGGTTGTTAGCTCAAAGTAAGGcaaaacaattacagaaagaactagaaaaggtactgaaactaaataacagacaAGTCTCTAACCTGGAAGATGTCGTCAAGAGATTAATCAACAAGGAAAACAAG GATAAAGAACAACAGACGAAAAAGCGAGCAACCTTCTTGAATCTCTTACTAACTCCTAACATGCGAAGCAAGACGTTGAACATCTACTTTAACTG GTTTGTGAACTCCTTTGTCTACTATGGTTTATCCCTGAACACAAGTAATCTTGGTGGTAATccatttattaactttttcattGCTGGAGCAGTGGAGTTTCCTTCTTATGGAGCTTCGGTATTTGCCATTAAGTACCTTGGACGTCGTATTCCATTGACGGTTACCATGGTCATTGGTGGTTTAGCATGTTTTCTCACCATCCTTATACAAGACG ATCTTCTTTGGTTGCGAATAACCTTGGCTATGACTGGAAAATTCtgtatttcttcttcttttgccATCATCTACGTATTTTCTGCAGAAATTTATCCAACTGTTGTACGTAATGTTGGTGTTGGCTCCAGTTCTACTTGTGCTAGAATTGGGTCCATGGTGGCACCATTTGTCAAGGAACTG GAAAAAGCCACCAGTCAAGGTGTTCCTCTAGGAATTTTTGGAGGATTATCCATTGCAGCAGGACTCTTAGTTTTACTTTTACCagaaaccaaaaataaaccaTTACCTGATACTCTAGAAGAAGGCGAGGAGTTTGGGAA